Proteins encoded by one window of Cellvibrio sp. KY-GH-1:
- a CDS encoding choice-of-anchor A family protein codes for MGTLFVVRHLLAAFTCLFISFFSFSSAASIDGGVAWLKSQQQADGRFDSTVSLASVQQATAESLIALNQHKSLDAAIKTKALQFLQGEPSQHLEASVNALRLNKALAANLPVAPITNFLAYSGGFGDYPGYDDSVFASAQLLASIDGLEELHSFNAANALSFLLGKQRSDKSWAEESNNPSLIVTAQVNRALQKHRLTFNVNDKIASSIQYLLKAQTPTGGWAGVLDTAQILLAVIPASSSPTAYEKALQFLTKSQLENGSWNNDPYTTAIALQVLYLVKNPPIIENKDLGSISGLLKSNVTGKPIDSARVDISGPSVRTIASNINGYFNGASLSPGDYLLKITATGYQQVELNITLGSGAPLDVGVVQLKVLKDSGVISGRVTDGQTGAPLANVDLVLLRFGGGKYLTSTDAGGFYSQEVIPGQYNVGFALDGFYTLTKTVYVGNETENEFSPELHKLSDGFIEEGYLHGTVSDPTAITGYFGDFNFIQGIEGVSVREIIGGASTVTDVNGKFKIAAKNGLIKLIFEKNGFETKVLDGVFSGGADTSAGSVLMNPTSGGVFGKVIDAKTGAPVPYASIKADDIVVSSDELGAYRFSGSKQNKVTVIVSAAGYETQAYVVATSLSDIARYDFSLKKIILSKIDIVNFVSSSNSLKAFEVATFSGAIKNSGEETDTVNVQGQIWTPDGQLLQEVAISDQLGYGSPIFSLAAGETKTIGFEWNTRANKPGTYRIAVNAYSTETKKLLSQKDYLVDVLPTPMQLGAFAAYPPLVQAGSVTPVSLKASIRNVGNMALDAGTLEFTIAAENTEHVVYSKTQSVDSLSPNQIVDVDFGLWTPLAGQTGNYKVQIVRTDGIDQKIDGSIYVGDVGSASYSVDSSILNEGDSVVTGTIRLKGVDTTRANSVDPLYPLIKNAIERGAEYTNKEGVAWQEKNNCLGCHTQAQTVAGLGSSLERADVKREHALYFLNQIGTGQRIDGELETSSGPESKVSATLFAAWGISEWPHPDDTYHTTVNSLEFLWSRRQVSSEKLWWKPDLNTGWLNSEFSATALVATVASRAIEAKGALSKVHNEYSWGATIPTNHSNTGLNAITAAGDSIYVVKRNGWTEKINPVSRTTEILFRSVAGISNLVHGVHVESSGNFLMTTYTGEIFRVTPTGAVLNSYKVCNQRAWGIAQNSLGDTYISCADEGKIVRLLGNGTIQTIVEKNGLRLPHGIAWHPDGYLLVAEWGNSRLIKVAVTGEISIFSSGLSSRPINLVIQSADEIFITNDNKGFGGTATGESQGLDLINANGAASRVLFSTNLFGIASLNGALFASDRVLSDIKPIEKRSLNDTILENYLTGFPAMANRYLASHDLLSQKNVDHATTIIGLAEIRKHLVDENLKNQISSRIDKIVALLRARQSADGGWSVNGTANINDPDNLRKPDSLMTALVGIALNYTTPSAADPVIRNSVTYLLNKQKPGGFWGAVTAEGEVNTSLFTTHLGDTSLVMVYLPRALETIGGLNVKLTLVQPSNVVLSNPSILPTSITPSNDGSISYLWDLLGVKNEGVDIDFDLAIKDLGLKEIRPVSTNAQITFANSFTDEVINNSVAIPSVTNAAAQTLDLKTNKSVYGANEYVNITNVVKSLGSVFGGGSVQLSVRSVDDSSVLAKLVPIAVGTIPVFNTQSVTAEWNTATTMAGAYEIHGQLVDSRNRVIAEAVASITISASSLDGSTLVGASLFADKAEYRVSETVKLDAVVSNMTSNTMLPSSLAKLRVVDAQAGVVLEREFAIPQLVSSEQFARQTTLELVGVKPGQYQASWTIYDAAGAGSLASANTTFAVSDDPLRALSGSVTLEHLELDRGALQGCNFVVTNQGTGLLNDIMMKKSVVSIDPELVKEATEEILSIVPAGSQSYSKLFATTGFEKGDYACVLEATIAGQSAVLATAIFTVKESAIKLNGDITLGERARLLVLIDSSATERTYLENLLTNAGWFYTIVDNAAAFATEMNQGGYGAYALLSEKVTLDQTTQASLNAKVAAGDGLVVAGATDRRHQVLEQALGIKTSANESYAKGVAINDSVLGLAWQRAFNKSSQVLNFTADGATIIGQYKNDLPGADTQTVLGALGAAGRYGNFVWDNFTSLSSTVEGRLAVGGNLSLQNFSVGDKLDPNKLHDVVTVGGNVIFPSGRIYYGNVIAGGSVSGIGDAVRFGMATGATIKGNAPMPINFNVEREYLQQLSSSLATLPANGTVKMQWGGLELKGDCSSRSQVFNVNGADLGVAHTFAVSCIPDNATVVFNVIGQNVSIKSMGMQSLTNIRDKVLFNFPQATSLSMTSVGIEGSILAPFAEVNQPAGRVEGQVIVKSWNSTTSGYMSIHNRFFSGDLSMVTASANKNALSIYQYQLGKSVFVGFDVLAQATNVGAGNENPFAQLLLAALQQVNPEPITARAGKTLPILVSYANAGAQTATGQVKLVMPANVSVISAANFTKAANSNDWIAPFALDAGATQSQLLYVKLPQTGGGLLQLQVQTGTSPDWQTRAEKFLNLQP; via the coding sequence ATGGGAACGTTATTCGTCGTCAGGCACCTGCTTGCAGCATTCACTTGCCTTTTTATTTCATTTTTCTCATTTTCTTCGGCCGCATCTATAGATGGTGGGGTCGCATGGCTTAAATCCCAGCAACAGGCTGACGGTCGCTTTGACTCCACTGTCTCGTTAGCGTCGGTCCAGCAAGCGACCGCTGAATCCTTGATTGCACTGAATCAACACAAATCACTTGATGCAGCAATAAAGACTAAGGCGCTGCAGTTTTTACAGGGTGAACCAAGCCAACATTTAGAGGCCAGCGTTAACGCATTGCGGCTGAATAAAGCATTGGCAGCCAATCTTCCTGTTGCCCCGATAACGAACTTCTTGGCTTACAGCGGTGGTTTTGGTGATTATCCTGGATATGACGACTCTGTATTCGCCAGTGCACAGCTATTAGCATCGATTGATGGCTTGGAGGAACTGCACAGTTTTAACGCGGCGAATGCATTAAGCTTTTTGCTTGGAAAGCAGCGCAGCGATAAATCCTGGGCTGAAGAAAGTAATAACCCTTCTTTGATTGTCACTGCCCAAGTGAATAGGGCGCTACAGAAGCACCGGTTAACATTTAATGTTAATGATAAAATTGCATCTTCCATTCAGTATCTTCTTAAGGCTCAAACCCCTACTGGTGGATGGGCGGGTGTGTTGGATACTGCTCAAATATTATTAGCGGTTATACCCGCTTCGTCATCGCCAACAGCTTACGAAAAAGCGCTTCAGTTTTTAACGAAATCCCAACTGGAAAATGGTTCTTGGAATAATGACCCTTACACCACAGCCATTGCGCTGCAGGTGTTATATCTCGTAAAAAACCCACCGATTATTGAAAACAAAGACCTTGGATCTATTTCTGGATTATTAAAAAGTAATGTTACCGGTAAACCCATAGATTCAGCGCGAGTGGATATTTCTGGGCCGAGTGTTCGAACCATAGCATCAAATATAAATGGGTACTTTAATGGCGCAAGCCTTAGCCCAGGGGACTACTTACTTAAAATTACGGCTACCGGTTATCAGCAGGTCGAGTTAAACATAACTCTTGGGAGTGGCGCTCCGCTTGATGTGGGAGTTGTTCAATTAAAAGTATTGAAAGATTCAGGCGTAATAAGTGGTCGTGTGACAGATGGTCAGACGGGGGCGCCTCTTGCGAATGTGGATTTGGTTCTGCTTCGTTTTGGAGGCGGTAAATACCTCACTTCTACTGATGCTGGAGGGTTTTATTCGCAAGAAGTAATTCCCGGTCAATACAACGTTGGATTTGCTTTGGATGGTTTTTACACGCTCACTAAAACTGTTTATGTGGGTAACGAAACTGAGAATGAGTTCTCGCCAGAGCTTCACAAATTGAGCGATGGATTTATTGAGGAGGGATATTTGCATGGAACGGTATCTGATCCAACCGCAATTACGGGCTATTTTGGTGATTTCAATTTCATTCAAGGAATTGAAGGTGTCTCCGTACGAGAGATAATTGGTGGAGCGAGTACTGTTACAGATGTAAATGGCAAGTTTAAAATTGCGGCAAAAAATGGCCTCATTAAACTAATTTTTGAAAAAAATGGTTTTGAAACAAAAGTGTTGGATGGTGTTTTCAGTGGTGGAGCTGATACATCGGCAGGTTCAGTTTTAATGAATCCAACGTCCGGAGGGGTATTCGGTAAAGTAATAGACGCAAAGACTGGGGCCCCTGTTCCTTATGCATCTATTAAGGCTGACGATATTGTTGTTAGTAGTGATGAACTTGGGGCTTATAGATTCTCAGGATCCAAACAAAATAAAGTCACAGTAATTGTTTCCGCAGCTGGCTATGAGACACAAGCGTACGTTGTCGCAACATCACTTAGCGATATAGCAAGATATGATTTTTCATTAAAGAAAATCATATTGAGCAAAATTGACATAGTAAATTTTGTGTCATCGAGCAATAGTCTTAAAGCGTTTGAAGTGGCTACATTCTCCGGAGCTATTAAAAACTCTGGCGAAGAAACAGACACGGTAAATGTTCAAGGTCAGATATGGACGCCAGATGGGCAACTGCTTCAAGAAGTCGCTATTTCGGATCAGCTAGGTTATGGGTCGCCTATATTTTCATTGGCGGCGGGGGAGACCAAAACTATTGGTTTTGAGTGGAATACTCGAGCAAACAAGCCGGGTACCTACAGAATTGCAGTTAATGCGTATTCAACTGAGACCAAAAAACTATTGTCTCAGAAAGATTACCTTGTCGATGTCCTCCCAACGCCAATGCAATTGGGGGCTTTCGCTGCGTATCCGCCATTGGTCCAAGCTGGTTCAGTAACGCCCGTGAGTTTAAAGGCAAGTATCAGAAATGTCGGTAATATGGCACTTGATGCGGGCACGCTTGAATTCACCATTGCCGCGGAGAATACCGAACACGTGGTTTACTCGAAGACCCAGTCTGTAGATTCACTTTCTCCCAATCAAATTGTCGATGTGGACTTTGGTTTATGGACACCGCTGGCGGGCCAAACGGGTAATTACAAAGTACAAATAGTGCGCACGGATGGTATCGACCAAAAAATTGATGGAAGTATTTATGTTGGAGATGTCGGTAGCGCGAGCTACTCCGTCGACAGCTCGATTCTGAATGAGGGCGATTCTGTTGTAACCGGAACAATCAGATTGAAGGGTGTCGATACTACACGTGCGAACAGTGTAGATCCATTGTACCCATTGATTAAGAATGCAATCGAGCGCGGTGCCGAATATACCAACAAAGAAGGTGTAGCCTGGCAAGAAAAAAATAATTGTCTCGGTTGTCATACGCAAGCGCAAACTGTAGCAGGATTAGGCTCGTCGTTAGAGCGAGCGGATGTTAAGCGCGAACATGCCCTATATTTTTTAAATCAAATAGGAACTGGTCAACGCATTGATGGAGAGCTTGAAACTAGCTCGGGACCTGAAAGCAAGGTATCTGCGACATTATTCGCTGCGTGGGGCATTAGTGAGTGGCCACATCCAGACGACACCTACCACACTACAGTAAATAGCTTGGAATTTCTGTGGTCGAGACGCCAAGTATCCAGTGAAAAACTGTGGTGGAAGCCGGATTTAAATACAGGGTGGTTGAACAGTGAGTTTTCGGCGACTGCATTGGTTGCAACGGTGGCTAGCCGAGCGATTGAAGCAAAAGGGGCGTTATCCAAGGTCCACAATGAATATTCTTGGGGGGCAACAATTCCGACTAACCATAGTAATACGGGCCTGAACGCGATAACGGCGGCAGGAGATTCTATTTACGTAGTCAAACGCAATGGTTGGACAGAAAAAATAAACCCTGTTTCCCGTACAACGGAAATACTGTTTAGGTCTGTTGCCGGGATTAGTAACTTGGTTCACGGCGTGCACGTTGAATCTAGTGGTAATTTCTTAATGACAACCTATACGGGTGAAATTTTCCGGGTTACTCCGACGGGTGCAGTTCTTAATAGTTATAAAGTTTGTAATCAGCGCGCATGGGGAATAGCACAGAATTCACTCGGGGATACTTATATTTCCTGCGCAGATGAAGGAAAGATAGTTCGTTTGCTTGGTAATGGGACAATTCAAACAATTGTTGAGAAGAATGGTTTGCGTCTTCCGCATGGCATTGCATGGCATCCCGATGGTTATTTGCTTGTGGCTGAGTGGGGCAATTCTCGGCTAATAAAAGTCGCAGTCACAGGAGAGATATCAATTTTTTCATCAGGGCTTTCCTCTCGCCCCATTAACCTTGTTATTCAGTCTGCGGATGAAATTTTTATTACCAACGACAACAAAGGATTTGGCGGTACGGCCACAGGCGAGTCGCAAGGTTTAGATCTCATTAATGCTAACGGCGCCGCGAGCCGGGTTCTATTTTCAACTAATTTATTTGGAATTGCCTCGCTCAATGGGGCTCTCTTCGCAAGTGACCGTGTTTTGTCTGACATTAAGCCGATTGAAAAACGCAGCCTGAACGACACAATATTGGAAAACTATTTAACTGGCTTTCCTGCTATGGCTAACAGATATTTGGCCTCGCACGATTTACTCAGTCAGAAAAATGTTGACCATGCGACAACAATTATTGGTTTAGCTGAAATTCGTAAACATTTGGTTGATGAAAATTTAAAAAACCAAATTAGCTCGCGCATCGATAAAATCGTTGCATTGCTTCGTGCTCGCCAGTCAGCAGACGGGGGCTGGTCTGTAAATGGTACTGCCAATATTAACGACCCAGATAATCTCCGTAAGCCTGACTCTTTGATGACAGCGTTGGTAGGTATTGCGCTTAACTACACAACTCCGTCAGCCGCAGATCCGGTCATCAGAAACTCAGTGACATACTTGCTTAACAAACAAAAGCCAGGAGGTTTTTGGGGCGCTGTAACGGCTGAGGGGGAGGTGAACACTAGTTTATTTACAACTCATCTTGGTGATACCAGTCTTGTAATGGTCTATTTGCCGAGAGCCTTGGAAACCATAGGTGGGCTGAATGTTAAATTGACGCTTGTCCAGCCGAGCAATGTTGTTTTATCGAACCCTTCTATTTTGCCTACGAGCATAACGCCTTCGAATGACGGCTCCATCAGTTATCTGTGGGATCTATTGGGGGTAAAAAATGAAGGGGTTGATATAGATTTTGATTTGGCAATTAAAGATCTTGGATTAAAAGAGATTCGACCGGTGAGTACGAATGCGCAAATAACATTTGCGAATTCGTTTACTGATGAGGTCATCAATAATTCAGTTGCTATTCCGTCTGTCACAAACGCTGCGGCGCAAACTCTGGATTTGAAAACTAATAAATCTGTTTATGGGGCAAATGAATACGTCAATATTACCAATGTCGTAAAAAGTCTTGGGTCGGTATTTGGTGGAGGTAGTGTTCAACTGAGTGTTCGCTCAGTCGACGACAGCAGCGTTCTTGCTAAGCTAGTGCCAATTGCGGTTGGTACCATACCGGTATTCAATACCCAATCAGTTACAGCTGAGTGGAATACAGCTACAACAATGGCTGGTGCATACGAAATACACGGGCAGTTAGTTGATTCCCGCAATCGTGTGATTGCAGAAGCAGTTGCTTCAATCACAATTTCCGCGAGCTCATTGGATGGTTCCACGTTGGTCGGCGCTAGCTTATTTGCTGATAAGGCTGAGTATCGTGTGTCGGAAACGGTGAAACTAGATGCAGTCGTAAGCAATATGACGAGCAATACGATGTTGCCGTCAAGCCTGGCCAAGTTGCGGGTAGTAGATGCTCAAGCCGGCGTTGTGCTTGAGCGCGAATTTGCTATTCCGCAGTTGGTGAGCAGTGAACAGTTTGCACGCCAAACTACACTGGAGTTAGTCGGTGTTAAACCCGGTCAGTATCAGGCCTCATGGACTATATATGATGCTGCGGGCGCAGGCTCATTGGCTTCAGCAAATACAACGTTTGCGGTTTCAGATGATCCGCTACGGGCGTTGAGTGGTAGCGTGACCTTGGAGCATTTGGAGCTTGATCGCGGTGCGTTGCAAGGCTGTAATTTTGTTGTGACTAATCAGGGTACAGGGTTGCTCAACGATATTATGATGAAAAAATCAGTAGTGAGTATCGACCCTGAGTTGGTGAAGGAAGCTACTGAGGAGATCCTTTCAATTGTTCCAGCAGGCTCCCAATCCTACAGCAAGCTGTTTGCTACCACTGGTTTTGAAAAAGGCGATTATGCCTGCGTGCTCGAAGCAACTATTGCGGGCCAATCTGCTGTTTTAGCAACTGCAATATTTACCGTCAAAGAATCAGCCATTAAGTTAAATGGCGATATTACTCTCGGTGAAAGAGCCCGTTTATTAGTATTGATCGATTCATCCGCTACCGAGCGCACCTACCTTGAAAATCTGTTAACCAATGCTGGTTGGTTCTACACGATTGTCGATAACGCGGCAGCATTTGCTACTGAAATGAATCAAGGTGGTTACGGTGCTTACGCCTTGCTTAGCGAAAAAGTTACGCTGGATCAAACTACACAAGCTTCATTGAATGCCAAGGTGGCGGCAGGTGATGGTTTAGTTGTCGCCGGCGCTACAGATCGCCGCCATCAAGTACTGGAGCAAGCGCTGGGTATTAAAACAAGTGCAAATGAGTCCTATGCAAAAGGCGTTGCAATAAATGACAGCGTTTTAGGTTTGGCATGGCAGCGGGCGTTTAACAAGTCTTCGCAAGTGCTTAACTTCACGGCGGATGGCGCCACGATTATTGGCCAATACAAAAATGACTTGCCGGGCGCAGATACACAAACAGTACTTGGCGCATTAGGTGCAGCAGGTCGTTACGGCAATTTTGTGTGGGATAACTTCACTTCATTATCATCGACAGTTGAAGGGCGTTTGGCAGTGGGCGGCAATCTGAGTCTGCAAAATTTCAGCGTGGGCGATAAGCTCGATCCAAACAAGCTGCATGACGTAGTGACTGTGGGCGGTAATGTGATTTTCCCATCGGGTCGTATTTACTACGGCAACGTAATTGCCGGTGGTAGTGTTTCCGGTATTGGTGATGCGGTGCGGTTTGGAATGGCAACGGGTGCAACAATTAAAGGCAATGCACCAATGCCAATTAATTTCAATGTTGAGCGCGAATACCTGCAGCAGCTTTCCAGCAGCCTTGCTACATTACCGGCAAATGGCACAGTGAAGATGCAATGGGGTGGGTTGGAATTAAAAGGCGATTGCTCCAGCCGTTCCCAAGTCTTTAACGTGAACGGTGCTGATCTTGGCGTTGCTCATACGTTTGCGGTAAGTTGTATTCCCGACAATGCGACTGTGGTCTTTAATGTGATCGGCCAGAATGTCAGTATCAAAAGTATGGGAATGCAATCGTTGACGAATATTCGGGATAAAGTACTGTTTAACTTCCCACAAGCAACGTCGTTGTCGATGACCTCTGTCGGAATTGAAGGCAGTATTCTTGCGCCCTTTGCCGAGGTAAATCAGCCGGCGGGCCGCGTCGAAGGTCAGGTAATCGTGAAGAGTTGGAATTCTACTACCAGCGGATATATGTCGATCCATAATCGATTCTTCAGTGGTGATTTATCCATGGTAACTGCCAGTGCGAATAAAAATGCACTGTCGATTTATCAATACCAACTCGGTAAATCTGTCTTCGTCGGTTTTGATGTGTTGGCCCAAGCAACGAATGTAGGTGCTGGCAATGAGAATCCATTTGCCCAATTGCTGCTTGCTGCCTTGCAGCAAGTAAACCCTGAGCCAATCACAGCCAGGGCGGGTAAAACCCTGCCGATTCTTGTTTCCTATGCCAATGCAGGTGCGCAAACAGCGACCGGTCAGGTGAAACTGGTAATGCCGGCTA
- a CDS encoding ParA family protein, which produces MARFLLGGFFCNKKADTAGGISRTNIPNLDIVLNDAPYREHIVAFLPEPYANFQRLYVALQALDYDYILIVTQDAKGVVQEPAICAADVLLSPIKP; this is translated from the coding sequence GTGGCCCGTTTTTTATTGGGGGGATTTTTCTGCAATAAAAAAGCCGACACTGCAGGCGGTATCTCCAGAACTAACATTCCCAATCTCGATATAGTTTTGAACGATGCCCCATATCGCGAGCATATTGTTGCCTTTCTGCCTGAACCCTATGCGAATTTCCAGCGCCTTTATGTGGCGCTGCAAGCTTTGGATTATGACTACATACTGATTGTTACACAGGACGCTAAAGGCGTTGTGCAGGAGCCTGCCATCTGCGCTGCCGATGTGCTTTTGTCCCCAATTAAGCCCTAA
- a CDS encoding TerC family protein: protein MFEWLASPEAWVALATLTALEIVLGIDNIIFISILVGKLPEHQRKFARTVGLGLAMLTRLALLFSLAWVMGLVDPLFHVFGHPVSGRDIILIGGGLFLIAKATHEIHGSLEGAIETERNVAAHGLMVVLVQIAILDIVFSLDSVITAVGLVSQVPIMALAIIIAVGVMLFAAKPIGDFVDDHPTIKILALSFLVIVGFTLMIEGFDVHVPKGYVYFAMAFSLGVEMINIKMRKNIDKPVELRKDYPGDQKSQD, encoded by the coding sequence ATGTTTGAATGGTTAGCCAGCCCGGAAGCCTGGGTTGCCCTGGCAACGCTGACGGCCCTGGAAATTGTATTGGGGATCGACAACATTATTTTCATATCGATTCTGGTGGGAAAGCTTCCCGAGCATCAGCGGAAATTTGCCCGGACAGTCGGCCTCGGTTTGGCTATGCTTACCCGCCTGGCATTGTTGTTCTCGCTTGCGTGGGTAATGGGGTTGGTAGATCCCTTATTCCATGTATTTGGGCATCCTGTCTCTGGGCGAGATATTATTTTGATCGGCGGTGGCCTCTTTTTGATTGCCAAAGCAACGCATGAAATTCACGGCAGCCTTGAAGGGGCAATTGAAACTGAGCGCAATGTTGCGGCTCATGGTTTGATGGTTGTACTGGTACAAATTGCGATTCTGGATATCGTGTTCTCATTGGACTCAGTGATTACTGCGGTTGGTTTGGTCAGCCAGGTTCCGATTATGGCGTTGGCAATTATCATCGCAGTCGGTGTTATGCTGTTTGCCGCTAAACCGATTGGCGATTTCGTGGATGACCATCCGACCATTAAAATCCTCGCACTTTCCTTCCTGGTGATTGTTGGTTTCACCTTGATGATCGAAGGTTTTGATGTGCATGTGCCTAAGGGCTACGTCTATTTCGCCATGGCCTTCTCATTGGGTGTGGAGATGATCAATATTAAAATGCGCAAAAATATCGATAAGCCGGTGGAGTTGCGAAAGGACTATCCTGGCGATCAAAAGTCACAAGATTAA
- a CDS encoding HD-GYP domain-containing protein, translating into MGIKQVKVDVNELTIGMFVSGLDRPWSQTPFPLQGFYLRDLGEINQLKALCNYVYIDIEKGRGPIAANLKTIAPAAKKTSTRERVSSFTETVAPLKIQRGLYREVEPLQREVKKARQLHQKVYGAVVEVMDQLEKNQFDGLSLGETKRVASEMVDSVLRNPDAFTWLSRVQEKDEYTYSHAVRSSVWAILFGRHIGLPKRDLDVLAMGVLLKDVGKVQLDAVLLAKSERSADEESLYETFVELGCEILRQTPGVEPRVISVVKTHCERLNGSGFPQGLSGDKIPLLGKIAGIVTYYDYVTNPRGSRHPIAPSKAVGKLYELRNIQFQEELVVEFIRAIGLYPTGTLVELSTGEVAVVVEQNFERRLKPRVIVVLDAYKQPLDEYLLLDLSEDDKRKQELLDSGKKSRYEIEKIEIARDLEPGSYDVDISGIRDHYLMKNEKKGLMALLSRLTTRNS; encoded by the coding sequence GTGGGCATCAAGCAGGTCAAAGTTGACGTTAATGAGCTAACCATAGGTATGTTTGTGTCCGGGCTGGATCGCCCTTGGTCGCAGACTCCTTTTCCTTTGCAAGGTTTTTATCTGCGTGATCTGGGCGAAATTAATCAGCTCAAAGCTTTGTGCAACTATGTCTATATAGATATCGAAAAAGGTCGCGGTCCCATCGCGGCTAACCTCAAGACGATTGCCCCCGCCGCTAAAAAAACCTCAACCCGTGAGCGAGTTAGCTCATTTACGGAGACTGTTGCTCCTTTGAAAATCCAGCGCGGACTCTATCGCGAAGTGGAGCCCTTGCAGCGCGAAGTAAAAAAAGCGCGCCAGTTACATCAAAAGGTCTATGGCGCGGTTGTAGAGGTTATGGATCAATTGGAGAAAAACCAGTTCGATGGTCTTTCTCTGGGAGAAACAAAGCGCGTTGCCAGTGAGATGGTAGATAGTGTACTGCGCAATCCAGATGCATTTACCTGGCTGTCCCGCGTACAGGAAAAAGACGAATATACCTATAGCCATGCTGTGCGCTCGTCAGTGTGGGCGATTTTATTCGGCCGCCATATTGGGCTGCCCAAGCGCGATCTTGATGTGCTGGCAATGGGAGTGCTGCTCAAGGATGTGGGAAAAGTCCAATTGGATGCTGTACTGCTGGCGAAATCCGAGCGCAGTGCAGATGAGGAAAGTCTATACGAAACTTTTGTTGAGTTAGGTTGTGAGATACTGCGCCAAACACCTGGTGTAGAACCGCGAGTTATCAGTGTGGTGAAAACTCACTGCGAGCGCCTTAATGGTAGTGGTTTCCCGCAAGGCTTGTCTGGCGACAAAATCCCTCTATTGGGAAAGATTGCGGGCATAGTGACCTATTATGATTATGTCACCAATCCGCGCGGCTCGCGTCACCCTATTGCGCCCTCCAAGGCCGTGGGCAAGCTTTATGAGTTACGTAATATCCAGTTCCAGGAAGAGTTGGTGGTGGAGTTTATCCGCGCTATTGGTTTGTACCCGACCGGTACTTTGGTGGAGTTGAGTACTGGTGAAGTGGCGGTGGTGGTCGAGCAAAACTTCGAGCGCCGGTTAAAGCCGCGGGTGATTGTTGTGTTGGATGCGTATAAGCAACCTCTGGATGAATACCTGCTGCTGGACTTGTCAGAAGACGATAAGCGCAAGCAAGAGCTGTTGGATTCTGGAAAAAAATCCCGCTATGAAATTGAAAAAATCGAAATTGCTCGCGACCTTGAACCGGGCAGCTACGATGTGGATATATCCGGTATTCGTGATCACTACCTGATGAAAAATGAAAAGAAAGGCCTAATGGCGCTATTAAGCCGTTTAACTACCCGCAATTCCTGA
- the hemE gene encoding uroporphyrinogen decarboxylase: MTQLKNDRFLRALLKQPVDVTPVWMMRQAGRYLPEYRASRAKAGDFMGLCTNPELACEVTLQPLDRYPGLDAAILFSDILTIPDAMGLGLYFETGEGPKFHKAVRTEADVSALRVINPEQDLPYVVNAVKTIRRELNGRVPLIGFSGSPWTLATYMIEGGSSRDFRRAKEMLYNQPQVMHRLLDVLADSVTVYLNAQIKAGAQAVQIFDTWGGALSHAAYQEFSLKYMQKIVAGLIRENEGREVPVILFTKGGGQWLEAMAATGATALGLDWTTDIGNARARVGDKVALQGNMDPGILYASPERIRAEVGSILASYGKGSGHVFNLGHGITPEVDPEHAGAFINAVHELSGQHHL; encoded by the coding sequence ATGACCCAACTTAAAAATGACCGTTTTCTCCGTGCATTATTAAAGCAACCGGTAGATGTTACTCCTGTTTGGATGATGCGTCAGGCGGGTCGTTATTTGCCTGAATACCGCGCATCGCGCGCGAAAGCGGGCGACTTTATGGGGTTGTGCACTAATCCGGAACTCGCTTGTGAGGTCACCCTGCAGCCGCTGGATCGTTATCCGGGTCTGGATGCGGCGATTCTATTCTCAGACATTCTCACCATACCTGATGCGATGGGTTTGGGGCTGTATTTCGAAACTGGTGAAGGTCCAAAGTTTCACAAAGCGGTGCGTACCGAAGCCGATGTGAGTGCTTTGAGAGTGATCAATCCAGAGCAAGATCTACCTTACGTGGTTAATGCAGTAAAAACCATCCGTCGCGAATTAAACGGACGCGTACCGCTGATTGGTTTTTCCGGCAGCCCCTGGACTCTCGCAACTTATATGATAGAAGGGGGCTCAAGTCGCGATTTCCGTCGCGCCAAGGAAATGCTCTATAACCAACCCCAAGTGATGCATCGTTTGTTGGATGTGTTGGCTGACTCGGTAACGGTTTACTTGAATGCCCAAATCAAGGCAGGCGCCCAGGCTGTGCAGATTTTTGATACCTGGGGCGGTGCCCTGTCCCATGCGGCGTACCAGGAGTTCTCACTGAAATACATGCAGAAAATTGTGGCCGGATTGATCCGCGAAAATGAAGGTCGCGAAGTGCCGGTAATTCTGTTTACCAAAGGCGGCGGCCAATGGCTGGAAGCCATGGCAGCGACCGGTGCAACTGCGCTGGGCTTGGATTGGACCACGGATATCGGCAATGCCCGCGCCCGCGTTGGTGATAAAGTTGCGTTGCAGGGCAATATGGATCCGGGCATCCTCTACGCGTCGCCCGAGCGTATTCGTGCGGAAGTTGGCAGTATTCTTGCCTCTTATGGAAAGGGGTCTGGTCATGTCTTCAACTTGGGCCATGGCATAACCCCGGAAGTCGATCCTGAACATGCGGGCGCATTTATTAATGCAGTGCATGAGTTATCAGGACAGCACCACCTGTAA